From the genome of Deltaproteobacteria bacterium, one region includes:
- the rpmG gene encoding 50S ribosomal protein L33 translates to MREIVTLACGQCKRRNYTTTKNKRSTPDKLEFKKYCRFCRTHTPHKETK, encoded by the coding sequence GTGAGAGAAATAGTGACCCTAGCTTGTGGGCAATGCAAGCGTAGAAATTACACCACTACCAAAAATAAGCGCTCAACCCCGGACAAACTGGAATTCAAGAAGTATTGCCGATTCTGTCGCACCCACACTCCGCACAAGGAAACCAAGTAG